In Mariluticola halotolerans, one DNA window encodes the following:
- a CDS encoding DUF1045 domain-containing protein, with amino-acid sequence MPARYALYYAPPQDSTFWQKASQWIGRDSATGEDLAMPEAIDVPPSRLWAMTQSPRRYGFHATLKAPMWLTPGHDQDDLFTALQRFCGRTAPVPVGRLVPRMLGGFLALMPETQGEALADFAANCVADFDALRAPMTAAERERRLQSDLTPRQTALLDQYGYPYVMDEFRMHMTLSDQLPMAEHAAMLAAAEGWFGPVLADPVTIDQISVFAEAEPGAPFARIADFPLQGPA; translated from the coding sequence ATGCCCGCACGTTACGCCCTTTATTATGCCCCCCCTCAGGACAGCACTTTTTGGCAAAAGGCGTCGCAATGGATTGGCCGGGATTCGGCGACAGGCGAAGATCTTGCAATGCCCGAGGCGATTGACGTGCCGCCATCACGCCTTTGGGCCATGACCCAATCGCCGCGCCGCTATGGCTTTCACGCCACGCTGAAGGCGCCAATGTGGCTGACGCCGGGGCATGATCAGGACGACCTTTTCACCGCGTTACAGCGGTTTTGCGGCCGCACCGCCCCGGTGCCTGTGGGGCGGCTGGTGCCGCGCATGCTTGGCGGGTTTCTGGCGCTGATGCCGGAGACGCAAGGCGAGGCGCTGGCTGACTTCGCAGCCAATTGCGTGGCCGATTTTGACGCCTTGCGCGCGCCCATGACGGCTGCAGAAAGAGAGAGGCGGCTGCAATCGGACCTGACACCACGGCAAACGGCTTTGCTCGACCAATATGGCTATCCCTATGTCATGGATGAATTTCGCATGCACATGACATTGAGCGACCAACTGCCGATGGCCGAACATGCGGCCATGCTGGCTGCGGCTGAGGGCTGGTTCGGGCCCGTGCTGGCTGACCCGGTGACCATTGACCAGATCAGCGTGTTTGCTGAAGCCGAACCCGGCGCGCCATTTGCCCGGATAGCCGACTTTCCGCTGCAGGGTCCGGCATAG
- a CDS encoding glutamine synthetase family protein, whose translation MQKPLTRQEESREIFRKFLAENSDIERVELLFPDMNGVFRGKWLSPDSLNKLDMGGVRLPISSYALDIWGNDVDETRLAIESGDPDGVGVPVADTLRRMPWSEYPTAQVLMTLETSEGEPCMYDPRQQLVAMVKRFSELGLTPVIAAELEFYLFKTRKELDEAPEPPAGHSAGSQLYDLDAMNELEEVLREIRNACDELGIPADTVTAENGPGQFEINFHHVPDALQAADHAMLFRRVVWGCALKHDLEATFMAKPYGSEAGSGMHVHISVLDIEGNNIFSGDGEVNQHLRHAIGGALDTMQDFQAIFAPHYNSYRRFQPGGYAPTSANWGVDNRSTSVRIPAFEGPAARLEHRISGSDVNPYLAITAILGGILMGLERKIDPGKSQDEGGEASQRLYRNWSRAVEAFARSSVAANVFGKDYRRVYAACRRAEIREMAELVTDVEYRTYLSRI comes from the coding sequence ATGCAAAAACCCTTAACCCGGCAAGAAGAATCGCGGGAGATTTTTCGCAAATTCCTCGCTGAGAACAGCGACATCGAGCGTGTAGAATTGCTTTTTCCCGATATGAACGGCGTCTTCCGCGGCAAATGGCTGTCGCCCGACAGTCTGAACAAGCTCGATATGGGCGGCGTCCGCTTGCCGATCTCCTCCTATGCGCTGGATATCTGGGGCAATGATGTGGACGAAACGCGTCTGGCCATTGAAAGCGGCGATCCCGATGGCGTCGGCGTCCCCGTCGCCGATACCCTGCGGCGCATGCCCTGGTCGGAATATCCCACCGCCCAGGTGCTCATGACGCTTGAGACCTCCGAGGGCGAACCGTGCATGTATGACCCGCGCCAGCAATTGGTCGCCATGGTCAAGCGCTTCAGCGAACTGGGCCTGACCCCGGTCATCGCCGCCGAGCTGGAATTCTACCTGTTCAAGACCCGCAAGGAACTGGACGAGGCTCCCGAGCCGCCCGCCGGCCATTCCGCCGGGTCCCAGCTTTACGATCTTGATGCGATGAACGAGCTCGAGGAAGTGCTGCGCGAAATCCGCAATGCCTGCGATGAGCTGGGCATTCCCGCCGACACGGTGACCGCCGAAAACGGCCCCGGCCAGTTCGAGATCAATTTCCACCACGTGCCCGATGCCTTGCAGGCCGCCGATCACGCCATGCTGTTCCGCCGGGTCGTTTGGGGCTGCGCTTTAAAGCATGATCTGGAGGCCACGTTCATGGCCAAGCCCTATGGCTCGGAAGCGGGGTCGGGCATGCATGTGCATATCAGCGTGCTGGATATCGAAGGCAACAACATCTTTTCCGGCGATGGCGAAGTGAACCAGCATTTGCGGCATGCCATCGGCGGCGCGCTCGACACGATGCAGGATTTCCAGGCGATCTTCGCCCCGCATTATAATTCATATCGCCGCTTTCAGCCCGGCGGCTATGCGCCCACGTCCGCCAATTGGGGCGTCGATAACCGGTCCACCAGCGTGCGTATCCCAGCCTTCGAAGGCCCAGCGGCCCGGCTCGAACACCGCATTTCCGGCTCCGACGTCAATCCCTACCTCGCCATCACCGCCATTCTCGGCGGCATATTGATGGGTCTGGAACGCAAGATTGACCCCGGAAAATCCCAGGACGAAGGTGGCGAGGCTTCCCAGCGCCTCTATCGCAACTGGAGCCGCGCGGTCGAAGCCTTTGCCCGTTCAAGCGTCGCCGCCAATGTGTTCGGCAAGGATTATCGCCGGGTTTATGCCGCCTGCCGGCGCGCCGAAATCCGCGAAATGGCCGAATTGGTAACCGACGTCGAATACCGCACCTATCTCTCCCGTATCTGA
- a CDS encoding DUF2336 domain-containing protein: protein MGALAKEHMPSLGELEQLARQPSSENWHFLLRGLTDYFLEHAEEYAEQYGEAFSDIICRILEGVTIEARAELSNRVAPLELFPNRIVKQLANDELPVAGPVLELSPVLSDSDLIAIAGIVMQDHWLAISRRKALGPRLTDALARCNDQEVIREMAGNPGAKFSASTYRMVAERAKQDSVLQERLVDRADLSQAIAIQLNPFLSDELKNRLKENRPAESKGLLDSLSELTKEEKTRDGFNADPDMDSVQAAIADIRSGKANLSQTVTGLADQGRLSGVCAVIGAIGSLPEKTVKGALLNLNGMPIAIMCRGLDLSQDAFEAVTHLRNEQLDMPQNELLTQVERYGNLDAADAVKTLAMLQAKKAAELTEKVA, encoded by the coding sequence GTGGGTGCATTAGCCAAGGAGCATATGCCTTCGCTGGGCGAACTCGAGCAGTTGGCACGTCAACCCTCGAGTGAGAACTGGCATTTTCTGTTGCGTGGTTTGACGGATTATTTCCTAGAACATGCAGAAGAATACGCAGAGCAGTACGGCGAGGCGTTTAGCGACATCATATGCCGCATTCTCGAAGGCGTCACGATTGAAGCGCGTGCGGAACTGTCCAACCGGGTTGCCCCGCTTGAACTGTTCCCCAATCGCATTGTCAAACAGCTCGCCAATGACGAATTGCCAGTCGCAGGCCCGGTGCTGGAGCTTTCCCCGGTTCTCTCTGATTCTGACTTGATCGCGATTGCAGGCATTGTCATGCAGGATCATTGGCTGGCCATCAGCCGCCGTAAGGCGCTTGGTCCCCGGCTTACCGATGCGCTTGCCCGCTGTAATGATCAGGAAGTCATTCGCGAAATGGCTGGCAATCCCGGTGCCAAGTTCTCCGCTTCGACCTACCGCATGGTTGCCGAACGGGCCAAGCAGGATTCGGTTTTGCAAGAGCGTCTGGTTGATCGTGCCGATCTTTCCCAGGCGATTGCCATTCAGCTTAATCCATTCCTGTCTGATGAATTGAAGAACCGGCTCAAGGAAAATCGCCCGGCAGAATCCAAAGGTTTGCTCGACAGTCTGTCCGAGTTGACCAAGGAGGAAAAAACCAGGGACGGTTTCAACGCGGATCCCGATATGGATAGTGTTCAGGCCGCGATTGCCGATATCCGTTCTGGCAAGGCCAATCTCAGTCAGACCGTCACCGGTCTGGCAGACCAGGGGCGTTTGTCGGGTGTCTGTGCGGTCATTGGTGCCATTGGCAGCCTGCCTGAGAAAACCGTCAAGGGGGCGCTTCTCAATCTGAACGGAATGCCCATTGCCATCATGTGCCGGGGTCTTGATCTGTCGCAGGATGCGTTCGAGGCAGTCACCCATTTGCGCAATGAGCAATTGGACATGCCCCAGAATGAATTGCTCACCCAGGTCGAGCGTTACGGCAATCTTGACGCCGCAGATGCGGTGAAGACCCTTGCCATGCTGCAGGCCAAAAAGGCTGCCGAACTGACCGAGAAGGTCGCCTAG
- a CDS encoding glutathione S-transferase: protein MTPILYSFRRCPYAMRARLAIASAGIQVELREVVLRDKPKAFLEASPSATVPCLVTDDTVIDESLDIMKWALAINDPNHWLDAPGELAVSESSPHKWIARADGPFKQALDRTKYAARYPDADPAEHRDIAARFLTDLDAQIETWIFEAPGIADFAILPFVRQFAFIDKDWFDAQPWSNLHQWLERFLASDAFENIMTKYPQWQEGDPVTIFPSGLT, encoded by the coding sequence ATGACGCCAATCCTTTATTCCTTCCGTCGTTGCCCCTACGCCATGCGTGCGCGCCTCGCCATTGCCAGCGCCGGAATTCAGGTTGAACTGCGCGAAGTGGTCCTGCGCGACAAGCCGAAAGCGTTTCTTGAGGCCAGCCCCTCCGCCACCGTGCCCTGCCTTGTCACTGATGATACGGTCATCGATGAGAGCCTCGACATTATGAAATGGGCCTTGGCCATCAATGATCCCAACCATTGGCTTGATGCACCAGGCGAACTTGCCGTGAGCGAGAGCAGCCCGCACAAATGGATTGCCCGCGCAGATGGCCCCTTCAAACAGGCACTTGATCGCACCAAATACGCAGCGCGCTATCCAGATGCTGATCCTGCCGAGCATCGCGATATTGCCGCCCGGTTCCTCACGGATTTAGATGCGCAAATCGAAACCTGGATTTTTGAGGCGCCAGGCATTGCCGACTTCGCCATCCTGCCCTTTGTCCGCCAGTTCGCCTTTATCGACAAAGACTGGTTCGACGCGCAACCCTGGTCCAATCTGCATCAATGGCTTGAACGTTTTCTGGCGTCAGATGCGTTTGAAAACATCATGACCAAATACCCCCAATGGCAAGAGGGCGACCCGGTAACGATTTTCCCGTCAGGCCTGACCTGA
- a CDS encoding glutamine synthetase family protein — protein sequence MLKLVGKLPQALQLWLNGRDPEEVECVVPDMVGIGRGKAMPGRKFLSQQRMFLPTSIFFQTITGGYAEVNIPNAWAESDLIFEPDLNTARAVPWTSDVTMQVICDVLKQDGTPSELAPRNVLKRVLKLYADEGWQPMVAPEMEFYLTKPNIDPDVPVVPPVGRTGRQGVGRQAYSISGVDEYSAVVDDIYDFAEAQGLEIDTVMQEGGAGQLEINLNHGNPVDLADQVFMFKRTIREAALRHDCYATFMAKPMEAEPGSAMHIHQSITDVKTGKNLFNDDNDEATDKFYGFLAGQQTYLNSVVCMLAPYVNSYRRLVPGAAAPINLEWGIDNRSTGLRVPISKPSARRVECRVVGMDSNPYLAIAACLACGYLGMKEGLKPREPVRSDAGELPHELPHDVLEALGLFEEAPKIHEILGPEFCQLYMAIKRAEHDEFLSVISPWEREHLMLNV from the coding sequence ATGTTGAAACTGGTCGGAAAACTGCCGCAGGCGCTGCAGCTCTGGCTGAATGGACGCGACCCCGAAGAAGTTGAATGTGTGGTACCAGACATGGTGGGGATTGGCCGCGGCAAGGCGATGCCGGGGCGCAAGTTCCTCTCGCAACAGCGCATGTTTTTGCCGACCTCGATTTTTTTCCAGACGATTACCGGCGGCTATGCAGAGGTGAATATTCCCAATGCCTGGGCCGAATCGGATTTGATTTTTGAGCCTGACCTGAACACCGCGCGGGCTGTGCCCTGGACGTCGGATGTGACCATGCAGGTGATCTGCGATGTGCTCAAGCAGGACGGGACGCCGAGCGAGCTGGCACCGCGCAATGTGCTCAAGCGGGTGTTGAAGCTTTATGCCGATGAGGGCTGGCAGCCGATGGTGGCCCCGGAGATGGAATTTTACCTGACCAAGCCGAATATCGATCCAGATGTGCCGGTGGTGCCGCCTGTGGGGCGCACGGGACGGCAGGGCGTCGGAAGGCAGGCCTATTCGATCAGCGGGGTGGATGAATATTCCGCCGTGGTCGACGATATCTATGATTTCGCCGAGGCGCAGGGGCTTGAGATCGATACGGTGATGCAGGAAGGCGGGGCCGGTCAGCTCGAGATCAACCTTAATCACGGTAATCCGGTGGATCTGGCTGATCAGGTGTTCATGTTCAAGCGCACGATCCGCGAGGCGGCCTTGCGGCATGACTGCTATGCGACCTTCATGGCCAAGCCCATGGAAGCGGAACCGGGCAGCGCCATGCATATCCATCAAAGCATTACCGATGTGAAAACCGGCAAGAACCTGTTCAATGACGACAATGACGAGGCGACAGACAAGTTTTACGGGTTTCTGGCCGGGCAGCAGACCTATCTCAATTCGGTCGTTTGTATGCTCGCCCCTTATGTGAATTCGTATCGCCGGCTGGTGCCGGGGGCGGCAGCGCCGATTAATCTGGAATGGGGCATTGATAACCGCTCCACCGGTTTGCGGGTGCCGATTTCAAAGCCGTCGGCACGCCGGGTTGAATGCCGGGTTGTGGGCATGGATTCCAATCCCTATCTGGCAATTGCGGCCTGCCTTGCCTGTGGCTATCTCGGGATGAAGGAAGGCTTGAAGCCACGCGAACCAGTGCGCAGTGATGCAGGCGAGTTGCCGCATGAACTGCCCCATGACGTGCTGGAAGCGCTGGGATTGTTTGAAGAAGCCCCGAAAATTCACGAGATTCTCGGGCCTGAATTCTGCCAGCTCTATATGGCAATCAAGCGTGCCGAACATGACGAGTTCCTCAGCGTGATCAGCCCTTGGGAACGCGAACATCTAATGCTGAACGTATAA
- a CDS encoding SDR family oxidoreductase translates to MSESKIAIVTGATSGIGRATALGFVRAGYRLAICGRRQHLLDEVVREAGPEADMFAGTCDVSDAESVASFFAAVLERFGRVDVLFNNAGRTAPAANVGDTDLDTWRAMVDTNLNGAFYIAREAFRAMRDQSPQGGRIINNGSISAHTPRPHAVAYNATKHAIEGLTKSISLDGRPYNIACGQIDIGNTATDMTASMNRGMLQADGSMKPEPTFDVRHVVDAVLYMAGLPLDANVQTMTVMATNMPYTGRG, encoded by the coding sequence ATGTCTGAAAGCAAAATCGCGATCGTTACCGGCGCCACATCGGGAATCGGACGGGCGACAGCTTTGGGGTTTGTCCGCGCCGGATACCGCCTCGCCATTTGCGGCCGGCGGCAACACTTGCTGGACGAGGTTGTCCGGGAGGCGGGACCGGAAGCGGATATGTTTGCGGGAACATGTGATGTCAGCGATGCAGAATCGGTCGCCTCGTTCTTTGCGGCCGTGCTGGAACGCTTCGGACGGGTGGACGTGCTTTTCAACAATGCAGGCCGCACGGCCCCGGCGGCGAATGTCGGCGACACGGACCTCGATACGTGGCGCGCAATGGTCGATACCAATCTGAACGGTGCGTTTTATATTGCGCGCGAGGCCTTTCGCGCGATGCGCGATCAGTCGCCCCAGGGCGGGCGCATTATCAATAATGGCTCGATTTCGGCGCACACCCCTCGCCCGCATGCTGTGGCCTATAATGCGACCAAACACGCCATCGAAGGGCTGACCAAATCAATTTCACTGGATGGACGCCCGTACAATATCGCCTGCGGGCAGATTGATATCGGCAATACCGCGACGGATATGACCGCCAGCATGAACAGGGGCATGCTGCAGGCGGACGGCTCGATGAAACCCGAGCCGACCTTTGATGTGCGCCATGTGGTGGACGCCGTGCTTTATATGGCCGGGTTGCCGCTGGACGCGAATGTGCAGACCATGACCGTCATGGCAACCAACATGCCCTATACGGGACGCGGCTAG
- a CDS encoding aspartate aminotransferase family protein, translating to MASIDNHLSTAELQALDAAHHLHPFTDSAALNKKGARVITRAEGVYLTDSEGLRLLDGMAGLWCVNIGYGRAELGEVAQRQMNQLPYYNTFFQTSHPPAITLAAKLAELAPGDLNHVFYAGSGSEANDTNLRMVRHYWASQGKPEKSIIISRKNAYHGSSVGSGSLGGMTGIHAQGGMPIPGIVHIDQPYWYREGGDLSPEEFGLERARQLELEIERLGEENVAAFIAEPIQGAGGVIIPPATYWPEIQRICDAHEILLIVDEVITGFGRTGKWFGTEFYDLKPDIVTIAKGLSSGYLPIGGSLVSDRMIAGLEAAGEFAHGYTFSGHPVTCAVALENLRILEDEKIVERVETDTAPYLQKRWAELGDHPLVGEARMVGLMGALELTPDKSARAKFAADEGTVGLIGRETCFGNGLVMRHVGDKMILSPPLVINHEEIDALIELAVKSLDETHAAAKAQGLMVAG from the coding sequence ATGGCCAGTATCGACAACCATCTCTCGACTGCTGAATTGCAGGCGCTCGACGCTGCACATCACCTGCACCCGTTTACCGACAGTGCCGCGCTGAACAAAAAAGGCGCGCGCGTGATCACCCGGGCTGAAGGCGTTTATCTGACCGATAGCGAGGGCTTGCGCCTGCTTGATGGCATGGCGGGGCTGTGGTGCGTCAATATCGGCTATGGCCGCGCCGAACTTGGGGAAGTGGCGCAGCGCCAGATGAACCAGCTGCCCTATTACAATACGTTTTTCCAGACCTCGCACCCGCCCGCGATTACTCTCGCCGCCAAGTTGGCGGAACTAGCCCCCGGCGATCTCAACCATGTGTTTTATGCCGGCTCCGGTTCGGAGGCGAATGACACTAATCTGCGCATGGTGCGGCACTATTGGGCCAGCCAGGGCAAGCCGGAAAAATCAATCATCATTTCGCGCAAGAATGCCTATCACGGCTCCAGCGTTGGCAGCGGCAGCCTTGGCGGCATGACCGGGATACATGCACAAGGCGGCATGCCGATCCCCGGGATTGTGCATATCGACCAGCCCTACTGGTATCGTGAAGGCGGTGATTTGAGCCCGGAAGAATTCGGCCTTGAGCGCGCCCGCCAGCTGGAGCTGGAAATCGAGCGGCTGGGCGAAGAGAATGTGGCCGCTTTCATTGCCGAACCCATTCAGGGTGCCGGCGGCGTGATCATTCCGCCCGCAACCTATTGGCCGGAAATCCAGCGCATTTGCGATGCGCATGAAATCCTTTTGATCGTTGACGAGGTGATCACCGGGTTCGGGCGGACCGGCAAATGGTTCGGTACCGAATTTTATGATCTCAAGCCCGATATCGTGACTATCGCCAAGGGTTTGAGCTCCGGCTATCTGCCGATTGGGGGCAGCCTTGTGTCCGACCGGATGATTGCCGGGCTGGAAGCGGCGGGCGAATTTGCCCATGGCTACACTTTTTCCGGACATCCGGTGACCTGTGCCGTGGCGCTGGAAAATCTGCGCATTCTCGAAGACGAGAAGATCGTTGAGCGGGTCGAGACTGATACCGCGCCCTATTTGCAAAAACGCTGGGCGGAACTGGGCGATCATCCGCTGGTCGGGGAAGCCCGCATGGTGGGGCTGATGGGGGCGCTGGAACTGACGCCGGACAAATCGGCCCGGGCGAAATTTGCCGCCGATGAAGGCACGGTGGGGCTGATTGGCCGCGAGACCTGTTTTGGTAATGGGCTGGTGATGCGGCATGTGGGGGACAAGATGATCCTGTCGCCGCCACTGGTGATCAATCACGAAGAAATCGACGCGTTGATTGAACTGGCGGTAAAAAGCCTTGATGAAACCCATGCAGCGGCCAAAGCTCAGGGCCTGATGGTTGCAGGGTAA
- a CDS encoding glycerate kinase type-2 family protein: protein MTIQDPKAFLADLFHTAVDAADPGPLMRANLPPKTTGRTIVIGAGKASGAMAESFAKAWAEAGRGKLEGLVVTAHGNKRTAGPIEIIESSHPVPDAGSETAARRLLDLVSGLSEDDIVVALISGGGSSLLSLPAGPLTDEDKRGVNRALLEGGVPIGEMNCVRKHLSVIKGGRLAAAAFPAKVISLVLSDIPGDDPALVSSGPTIPDVTTREDALAIVERYGLKLPEAAHKWLDNPECAAPDPADPAFARNEVRLIAAAQKSLQAAADAAAAAGIDAHILSDAFEGEARLVGQIHAAMARQVAGRNQPFSRPCLLLSGGETTVTLRHKGKGGRNSEFLLSFARHIEGVANIAALAADTDGIDGSENNAGAFADGTSLTRMRTAGVDPLLALDRNDAYTAFEAANDLIVTGPTATNVNDFRAILIL, encoded by the coding sequence ATGACCATCCAGGACCCGAAGGCCTTTCTGGCCGACCTTTTCCACACAGCCGTCGATGCAGCAGATCCTGGCCCGCTGATGCGCGCCAACCTGCCCCCGAAGACAACCGGGCGCACCATCGTCATCGGCGCTGGCAAGGCATCGGGTGCCATGGCCGAGTCGTTCGCCAAGGCCTGGGCGGAAGCGGGCAGGGGCAAGCTGGAAGGTCTGGTGGTCACCGCCCATGGCAACAAAAGAACCGCCGGGCCAATTGAAATCATCGAATCCTCCCATCCCGTTCCCGATGCGGGCAGTGAAACGGCGGCCCGCCGATTGCTGGATCTGGTGTCCGGTCTCTCTGAGGATGACATTGTCGTCGCGCTGATTTCGGGCGGCGGTTCTTCGCTTCTCTCGCTGCCCGCCGGTCCACTGACCGATGAGGACAAACGCGGCGTCAACCGTGCATTGCTCGAAGGCGGCGTGCCAATTGGCGAGATGAACTGCGTGCGCAAGCATTTGAGCGTTATCAAGGGCGGGCGTCTGGCCGCCGCCGCTTTCCCCGCAAAGGTGATTTCGCTGGTACTGTCCGACATTCCCGGTGACGATCCGGCCCTGGTCTCTTCCGGCCCCACAATCCCCGATGTCACCACCCGTGAGGATGCGCTGGCCATTGTCGAGCGCTATGGGCTGAAATTGCCGGAGGCCGCGCATAAATGGCTCGATAATCCGGAATGTGCGGCGCCAGACCCCGCAGATCCCGCCTTTGCCCGCAATGAGGTGCGCTTGATTGCGGCGGCCCAGAAATCCCTGCAGGCAGCCGCCGACGCTGCCGCCGCGGCAGGCATTGATGCGCATATTCTCTCTGATGCCTTCGAGGGCGAAGCGCGTCTCGTTGGGCAAATTCACGCAGCCATGGCCCGCCAGGTTGCCGGGCGGAACCAGCCGTTTTCCCGTCCATGTCTCCTGCTGTCTGGGGGCGAAACCACTGTCACCCTTCGTCACAAGGGCAAGGGTGGGCGCAATAGCGAATTTCTGCTCTCTTTTGCCCGCCATATTGAAGGGGTTGCCAATATCGCGGCACTCGCCGCCGATACCGATGGCATTGACGGGTCGGAAAACAACGCCGGTGCTTTCGCTGATGGCACCTCGCTGACGCGCATGCGCACAGCCGGGGTCGATCCGCTATTGGCGCTCGACCGGAACGATGCCTACACCGCCTTTGAGGCTGCAAATGATCTCATTGTCACCGGTCCCACGGCGACCAATGTCAATGATTTCCGGGCCATTCTCATCCTCTAG
- a CDS encoding DUF2336 domain-containing protein has translation MPTFEDMEELAKDGSTESRRQLLRLLTDLFLENLDQTTGAQGEAFGDIVNRVLDDVVEEAREEFSTRIATADMFPKDVVKRLAWDAFEVAAPILEHSTVLSDSDLVEVAHEKSNDHLMAISRRPELHEKVTDVLIERGEEDVIHSVATNHGAQFSPKGYGTLASKAKGDEALQRAIVERRDVTADVAARLEPSLSAELKKRLAEALDETNNDVANLVARARERVEQAMAGKKRDRVDVEKLVAEVAEGTVTLDDAARSLAAEDRPLPLSVLIATVAELPEKMISNAMLKVNGMPIAITCRALKVEAETFAAITQMRCRVLRLPGSAGERLAEQYSSLDQGDAERTLRFLRVRKSLSENAA, from the coding sequence ATGCCCACTTTCGAAGACATGGAAGAACTTGCCAAGGATGGCTCTACCGAAAGCCGGCGCCAGCTGCTGCGCCTCCTGACTGACCTGTTCCTCGAAAATCTCGATCAGACTACCGGCGCGCAGGGAGAGGCTTTTGGCGACATCGTCAATCGTGTCCTCGATGATGTGGTTGAAGAAGCCCGTGAGGAATTTTCGACCCGTATCGCAACCGCCGACATGTTCCCCAAAGATGTTGTCAAACGTCTTGCCTGGGATGCGTTTGAGGTGGCCGCACCGATATTGGAACATTCAACAGTCCTTAGCGACAGTGATCTGGTTGAAGTCGCTCACGAAAAATCAAACGATCACCTGATGGCCATTTCCCGCCGTCCCGAACTGCATGAAAAAGTCACTGATGTACTGATTGAGCGCGGCGAAGAGGATGTTATCCATTCTGTCGCCACCAATCACGGCGCGCAATTCTCACCAAAGGGCTATGGTACGCTCGCCAGCAAGGCCAAAGGCGATGAAGCTTTGCAGCGCGCCATTGTTGAACGGCGCGATGTCACCGCCGACGTGGCGGCGCGGCTTGAGCCGTCGCTCAGCGCCGAGCTGAAAAAGCGGCTCGCCGAAGCGCTCGATGAAACCAATAACGATGTTGCCAATCTTGTCGCCCGCGCCCGGGAGCGTGTGGAACAGGCAATGGCTGGCAAAAAGCGCGATCGGGTCGATGTCGAAAAACTGGTCGCTGAGGTTGCTGAGGGCACGGTCACACTGGACGACGCTGCGCGCAGTCTTGCCGCTGAAGACCGGCCATTGCCGCTGTCAGTGCTCATTGCCACAGTCGCCGAACTGCCCGAGAAGATGATTTCCAACGCCATGCTCAAGGTCAATGGCATGCCGATCGCCATTACCTGCCGGGCCTTGAAGGTCGAGGCGGAAACCTTCGCGGCGATTACCCAGATGCGCTGCCGCGTGCTGCGTTTGCCCGGCAGTGCCGGCGAACGCCTTGCCGAGCAATACTCAAGCCTCGATCAGGGCGATGCCGAACGCACCCTGAGGTTTCTCCGGGTGCGCAAATCCCTTAGCGAGAACGCTGCCTGA